GTTGGCGGGTGCCAAGCTGCTGGCTTGTCGCCAACGGCCACCAGTACGCCAGTGGCTGGTCGGTCGGATTCATAGTTTCAGTTTCCTCATCAGCGGCACACCCAGCCCCTGCAGGAGCGCGGCCAGGGTGCGCCAGACCAGGCGCTGGCGCAGCGGCAGATGGGCGATATGCACCATGCTGTATTCGATCTGTGGCTGGCCGCCGCGCAGACGCTTGAAGTGCGCCGCACCGGAGCTGAAGTTGAGCAGCATGCGGCGTTTGGCCGCCTCTTCCAGGCACAGCCGGGTCAATTGGCGGTAGAGCCCGGCACGCTGTGGCAGCGCGGTGTCATAGCCGACGATGGGCGCGCTGAGCACGCTGTCGCTGGCGAACCAGCCGGCGACCCCATCAATGCGCCCGCAGGCCGCGCGCAGCACGCGCAGTTCGAGCCAGCCATCACGCAGGCCCTGTTCCAGCCAGGCGGCGCTGTAGTGCGGGTTCAGGGTGCTGTATTTGTCCAGATAGAGCAGGTTGTAGAGCGCTTCGACGCGCTCGAACTCCCCGTCCACCAGGGTTTCGCCCGTCTCGATCCGGTAACCGCTGCGCCGCAGCAGCGAGGCATCGAGCCGACAATTGTGGTGATGCAGATAAGCGCTGTCGGCGCCATCGCTGCCATCGAACAGATAGACCTGGCGGCTCGGCACGGTGAGATAGCCGAGCGCATCAAGGCGTTTCAGCAATGCGCCGTTGCTCACCGGGTTGAGTGAGCGAAAACCGAAAGCATGCGTGGGAAAACGCTGGCGCAGGTGCGCCGTCAACTCATCCAGACCTTGGCCTTGCCAGTCCGAGGGATACAGATTGGTCGACAGCAGCCAGTTGTTGACCTGCACGATGCGATCGATACGGGCGCTGCGGAGCAGATACTCGACGCCAGCGACCAGCGGCTTCAGCAGGTTTGCCAGCAGCCGGCTAGGCAGGCGCCGCAACTCATCACGGGCATAGCCGCTGTAGGCGGTCAGTGGTGAGACCACATAGCAGTTGTCGGCCTGCTCGCCACCGTGGTTGATCGATACCGGCATCTGCCACTGGCCCAGATCGAGCAACTGCAGTTCGCAGAGCAGGTTGCCGATTCCGCGTTCGGCATGCTCGCGTACGTAACGCACCGCAGCGCTGTCGAGTTGTGCCAGTTGCGGATCGTCGGCAGCCAACAGCTTCATGGGTTCGGCGCTCCATCGAGCGGCTGGCCGTCCCATTCGATATCCGCGGTCGAGGCAGCCAGCAGGCCGCGCCGGCGCAGCAGTGCGCGCATGGCGATCTCGCCGACGCCTAGCAACTGGGCTGCCAGCGGGCCGAGGTCGCCGTCACGCAGGATCACGTCGCGCGCCGCGCGATAGTCGCTCCAGAACGCGCGGCTGGCGAGATGGCGTGGCGCGCCGATCAGCAGCATCGCCAACGCCACCATGCGTGGCGACGGGCTGGACAGAAGTGGCTCGCAGGCGTTGTTCAGGACGTTCACCAGCGCGGTGGGCTGGTCGTCGAACAGGTGGATGCCGCTGGTTGCGCGTGGGTTGCATTCGAGGACGTGGAAGCGCCCTTCGGCGTCGGCGATGAAGTCGAAACTGACCTGGCCGCTGTAGCCGGTGGCCTGGCCGAACGCCTCGATAAAAGTCCGCACGGCAGCAGGCTGTACGGGCTGGAAGTAGATGCCGGAGCCACGCCCGACACGATACAGCGGGCGGTAGCAGGCATGCGCGCGTAATTGGCCGTTTACCAGCAGGCTGAAGCTGCAGTGTTCGTCGCCGGCGATGAAGCGCTGCGCCACCCAGGGCTGCTCAGGGGTTGGACGTAACGCCTCGACCGCGCGCGCATCCGGGCGAATCAGGGTGCGTGAGGCGAAGCGCGAATACGCCGGTTTGTACACCCAGTTGCGACTCTCTCCGGCGAGGGCGAGACAGTCTTCGTGCCCCTGCAGCAGACGTGTCTCAGGCGCTTCCACCTGCCAGCCACGGGTCATCTCGGCGAAACGCCCCTTGTGATGCAGGTGGTGCAACAGCTCGAAATCGCTGGTCAGCACCCGGCACAGCGGTGTCAGTTGTGGCAAGCCATGGGCCAGGTAGAAGACTTCCTCGCAGGTCGGCACGATCAGATCGATAGCGTCCTGGCGGATGCGCTCGGCCAATACCTCGATCCAGGCTTGCGGGTTGCTGCGTGGCTCCGGCAGGCGGATGAAGTGGTGTGCCGACTGGCTTGAGCGAGTCAGCGGCCAGGCCAGCGAGTCGCCGACGCTGACTGTCCAGCCGCTGGCGGCGAAGGCCCGTGCCCATTCCAGGCAAGCCGGCGCACGCGCGCCAAGGATCAGTACGTGCATGGCGCTCCCTCAGGTTTACGTTGCAGCAGCAGGCGGCGGCGCTTGGCACCGGGTGCATCTGGCAGCCAGTCGCTGATGTGCAGCGTTGCGGGTTGTACCTGCTGCTGTTGAAAGAATGTCGCCAGCGCTTCGCGCAAGGCGGCTTCTGCCGCTACCCGCTCTTCTGCCTGCAGTTGCAGATGCCAGTCCATGCCATCCTGGCAAATACGCCACTGCTCCAGTTGCGCAGCTGCAGTGGCGACAGCACGGCGTAGCAGGTCGGGATAGAGCGGACGCAGGCCGCTGCCATCCAGCGCCGGCAGCCAGAAGACTTCATCGGCACGGCCTTCGATGGCAGCTAAGGTGCGTTCGGCGCGGCCGCAGGGGCACGGTGTCGGCGCCAGTTGCAGAATGTCGTTGAGGCGATAGCGAACGATGATCTGCGTGGTACGCGAGAAGTCGGTGATCAGCGGCTGGAAGCGGCGCTGCTCCTGGTCCAGCCATTCGGGTTCGATCAGCAGGTGGGTTTCGTTCAGGTGCAGGTTGCCACGCTCGCAGCTGTAGCCGAGAAAGCCTTCGCTGGCCTGGTAGATCTGCGCCGGGCGGCGGCCGAAGGCGTGCTCGATGCGCTGCGCATCTTCTTCCTCAAGGACTTCGGCGACCGATACCAGGTGCTCTGGGGCGATGTGCAGGCGCCCGGCAAGATGCGCGTCGGCCAGTGCGCGCAGCACCGTGGCTGGTGCGACCAGTACATGCGGCTGCTGACGTTCGAGCTCGCCCAATGCGGCGTCCAGGCCAAGCAGCAGGTCATGAAAGGCGAAGTCGATGCGGCGGCTGGACAGCGTGGTGTACAGCCGGCTGTTGGCGCGCAGGAAGAAGGCGATGCGCAGTGGCTCTCGCCATGGCAGCAAGTGACCGAGCAAGCGTGTCGGCAAGGTGCGCGCCAGCAGGGTGCCGGCCCAGCGTTCACGTTCCTCACGGCCGACCAGAAAGACCCCGCGATGACCGGATGTGCCGCTGGAAAGGCCGACGGTCAGTTCGCCTAACAGCGGGCTGAAATCCCGCGAATGCTCTGCTTGCAGCGCAACATCCAGAGCAGCCTGCAGCTCGATACCCCGGCTGTTGCAGGCGCTGAATTCATTCATCAACAGCGCCTTGTCCATCTCCGGCCAGTACTCCAGCGGCTGGCCGCGAAAGGCGCGCAGGCGCGGCGCCTGTGGCGCAGTTTCACGCAGAAACTGCTGTAGTTGGCGCGCTTGCCAGGCCTCCAGGCGGCGTCGGTCGGAGAAGCGCAGCCGCCAACGGCTGTGGATAAAACTGCCGGCAACGCGTAGCACGCTGCGCAGCCGTTCAAGGCCGTGCATGAAAGACCTCCGCGGCCACTTCGCAGTGCGATGGCAGGATCAACAGCGAGGGTTCGCGCCGGGCCAGTTCGCCGACGGCGGCGAAGGTCTCGCGATAGGCTCGAACGCCACTATTACTGAACCATTGCGTCGGCGCCGGTGGCAGGCGACCTTCACGACAGGCGGGAAGCGAATAGCAGGCGTCCGCCACCAGCAGCAGCGGTCCGCTACTGGCATCGGGGATGCACAGACCGAGTTGGCCGTGGCTATGGCCGGGCAGCGTGACGCCGAGCAGGTTGCCATCGCCGAACAGGTCGAAGCCATTTGTGAATGGCGCCATCCATGCTGGCAGTGACCGCTGTGGGTAATCGTCAGCCTGTTCCAGACGCGTGGGAAAGTCGTCCGGCAGCAGGCCCGGCAGGCGTCCCTGCAGCGTTGCCCGCCAGCGTTTGCCGCGTAGCGCCAGCACATGCTCGCTCTCGGCGCGCAGGGCGATGAAGCGCGCCTGCGGAAAGTCGCGCAAGCCGGCAACGTGGTCGCCGTGATAGTGCGAGATGATCACCGTGGTGATCTCCTCGCAGCGGATACCACGCGCGGCGAGCTGCGCCGGCAGGCACTCTTCGGCAGGGAGATTCACTGGTAACAGGCTGCCGTAGAGGCGTTCGGGAAAGTCGGCGGTGGCCTTGAGAAAGTGCGGCGCATAGCCGGTGTCGTAGAGCATCCAGCCGCGTGTCGGGTGGCGCAGCAGGGCGCAGTACGACGGGAAATCCACCTGTTGCAACCCTGCTCCGCGCGCGGCCATGCAGGCCAGGTGGCGGCAACTGCCGACCCGTAGCCAGTCGACTTCGACCGCCGTACTCATTGATTGCGCTCCAGCCACCAGGCCGCGTGGCGGCGAATGCCTTCTTCGAGATCGATGGTGGGCCGCCAGCCCAGCTCGCGGCGGATCGCCGAGGTATCCAGGGTCTGGCTGAAGGCGAGTACGCCAGCGCTGTAGCGGGTCAGCAGCGGTTCCTCGCCATTGCGCAGATGCGCACCAGTTTCAAGCAGACGGGCGACGCCGGACACCAGTGGCCAGGGCAGCCGGCGAGTGCGCAGCGGCAACGCGAACGCCGTGGCGACGCGCTCCAGCAGATGATCAAGGCGGATCGGTTCAGCGTTGCTGACGTTGTACAGGTTGTAACGACGCGGCAACGGCTGGGTCAGGCCGAGCCAGACGGCATCTACCAGATTGTCGATATAGGTCAGATCGAGTTCGGCCCGCCCGCCGCGCATCAGCGGGATCGCACCACGGCGCATTACGCGCAGCATGCGTGGCATCAGCGTGGCGTCCCACGGGCCGAATACGGCGCGCGGGCGCAGCACCACAGTTTGCGCGACATCGGCTTTGCGCAGCAGCACCTCGGCCATGCCCTTGGTTTGCGCATAGCGGTTCACCGGTGGCGGCAAAGGGTCGCTCTCGCGGACGCCGAGACGATCCTGGAAGTCGAAGTACAGACTCGGGGTCGACAGATGCACCAGGCGCTCGACGCCATGCGTACGGCAGGCATGAATGACCTCTTCGGTCGAGGCGACATTGGCGCGCTGAAATGCCTCGGCGCTGCCCCAAGGCGCCGATAGCGCCGCGCAATGCACCAGAGCATCGGCGCCCCGGGCCGCCTCTGCCAGCGCTGCACGTGCCTGTGGAGTGCCGTGCTCGATGGATAGAAAACGCATCGCAGCCGGCGCGTGGCGCAGTACTTCGTCGGCAGCGTCTTGGCTACGACCGCTGAACACCACCTCGCAACCCTCTGCGGCCAGACGCCAGGCGATATGCCGGCCAACGAAGCCGGTACCGCCGGTGAGCAGAATCTTCATTCCAGCTCCAGCAGCATGCCGCCGAGCGAAAGCCCGGCACCCGTGCCGAGCAGCAGCACGCGCTGACCGGAGCGGATGCGCCCGTCGCGCAGGCCGATATCGAGGGCGGTCGGCAGCGAAGCGGCGACCTGATTGCCGTACTCGGCAAAGATGTCGATCACCTGCTCGGTCGCAAAGCCCAGCCGCTTGCGCAGGTGCTCCATCGCCAGATGGCTGGCCTGGTGTGGAATCACGCGGTCGATCTGTGCCTGCTGCAAACCCGCTTCGTCGAGCAGGGACTGCAGAAATCCCGGCAGATGGGTCGAGGCCAGGCGGAAAACCGCTTTGCCCTGCATGGCGAAACGACTCAGGGCGGCGAAATTCTCGTCGCCGCGCGAGGGGTGGTGACGCGAGCCGCCCGCGGCAATCTGGCAGAGCGTGGCACCTTCGGAATAGGTGCGTAGCTGGGCCGCGAGGATGTTCAGGCGTAGCCCATCGCCGTCGCGCCCAAGCACCACAGCGGCGGCGCCGTCACCGAAGATCGCGGCACTGTGCAACTGCTGCCAGTCGAGCCCGCAGGACGCAATATCGGCGCAGACCAGCAGCACCCGACGATAACGGCCGGCAACCAGTGCCCAGGAAATCTGATCCAGAGCGGCGATAAAACCCAGGCAACTGGCATTGATGTCGAAGGCCGGGATACCGCTAGAACCGAGACTAAGCTCGCGGTGGATGAGCGCTGCGTTGCAAGGCATGCCCTGATCCATGGTGCCGCTGGCGGCGATCACGCAGTCGAGCTGGTCGGCAGTCAGGCCAGCGGCTTGCAGCGCCTGTTGAGCGGCCTGTGCGGCAAGGCCGGCGGCGCTATCTTCGGCGGCGGCTACGGCGCGGCTGCGTACGCCACTGATGCGCTCGACACTGCCATTGGGTAGACCGAGCGAATGGTCGATTTCGCAGCTTGTCAGGCGCCGCTTTGGCAGGGCATGGCCGCTACCGAGAAGTGTCAGGGCGCGGCGCGGTAAAGAGTCGATCAGCATGCACAATCCATTGTTCAGGCATCGGTGATAGCCCTGCATGATGAACCAGCGAGGCGTTTACGCCTACCATGCAAGTTAGGCAACAGCGTAATTTCGTGCGCCATGGCGCCCTTTTCGGCGCTCTCTACAGCGGTATTGCCGTCGTTTACAGGCGTGTCGGTGAGCGATTGCTCAGCGCTGCTCACAGGTGGCGGGTAGGTCATAACGCAGCGTGCGCCTCAGAAGGATTTTGGTAACCGATTGGCACCTTTTTTACGCCACATGCTGGGCGCTTGCGCACTAATGCGCTATTAAAGGCGACATTGCTCGTCCATTTATGGAGCCGTCATGCCGAACCAGCGCCAGCAGGTGCGTACCCCGATGAAGTGCCGGATCAAGATCAGCCACCCCAGCTTCGGCGAGCTGCTGGCGCAGACTCGTGACCTGTCCGATAGCGGTGTTTACGTGAAGCACCCGGACATGGTCAGCTTGTCGGTCGGCACCGAAGTGATCGGCCAGGTACAGGATCTGCCTTTCCCTGCGCCGGTATTGAAGATGGAAGTGATGCGCGTGGATGCTGAAGGGGCGGGCTTGCGTTTTCTCGGCGAGGCCTGAACCGCGCCAGACAATCCGGACCTGCGTCAGGAATGTTTCGAAGCTGCGGAACATTTTGTTACATCTACACTCTGATCTAGGCCTCACTCCGAGGTGGCGTCCATCAGAGGCGTTTTCGACATGAGTCGAGCGGTACCCGAACTTCCCGCTGAAAGCGCAGGCGCGCCAGATCTTCCTCCCTCTCCCCAATCCGGCTGGCTGCAACGCAACCGACACCTGATCGGCCTCGGTCTTTCGCTGCTGTTGTTCGGCCTGGCGCTGGTCGCCTGCTGGCATCTGGTGCGTGAAATCAACCCGGATCAGGTGCGCGAATCGCTGGCCGCTGTGCCGCCGCAGGCACTGCTTGGTGCTCTGCTGGCCACCGTGCTGGGTTTTGCGGTGATGCTCGCCTACGAGTGGTCGGCCAGTCGTTACGCCAACGTTCAGTTACCGCCGTCGACTCTGGCGCTGGGTGGCTTCTGCGCCTTCGCCATCGGCAATGCCGTGGGGTTGTCCGCATTGTCCGCATTGTCCGGTGGTTCGGTGCGCTATCGCCTGTACGGGCGCAACGGTCTTGGCGCGGGCGATGTGGCGCGCATGAGTCTGTTCGCCAGTCTGTCGCTGGGCGTCAGCCTGCCGATTCTCGCGGCGCTGGCAGCCCTGTTCGATCTGGAAGACGCCTCGGGCGCGCTGCGTTTGTCCGAACCCGTGCTGGCAGTGCTGGCCGTTGCGATATTGCTCGCGGCGCTGGTCGTGGGGCTGCTGGTCAGCCGTAAATGCCTTGCCGAGCGACCCGCACCCGGTTGCTGGCAAATCGATCTGGGTCGCTTCAGTCTGCGTCTGCCCGGTTTGCGCATGAGCCTGACGCAGCTGTTGATCAGCAGCCTTGACGTACTGATCGCTGCCAGCGTGCTGTATCTGCTGCTGCCCGAGGCGCCGCCTTTCTCCTCCTTCGTGTTGATCTACATGCTGGCACTGGCAGCTGGCGTGCTCAGCCATGTGCCAGGCGGTGTCGGGGTGTTCGAGGCGGTGCTGCTGGCGGCCTTTTCCTCGCGTATCGACCCGGCCGGGCTGCTCGCGGCGATGCTTCTCTATCGCCTGCTCTATGTGATTTTGCCGCTGGTGGCGGCTGGGCTCCTGCTGCTGGCCAGCGAAGCGCGTCGCCTGTGGTTCCCGCGGCAGGTGGCGCGCATGGCCAGTGGTATGGCGGTACCCCTGCTGGCGCTGCTGGTGTTCTGCGCCGGTGCGGTATTGCTGTTCTCCGGGGTGACGCCGACCATGGACGAACGCCTGGAGGCGTTGGGTTTCCTCATGCCGCCGCAACTCGTGGCCGCCTCGCACCTGGCGGCCAGCCTGGTCGGCACGCTTTGCCTGCTGCTGGCGCAAGGGCTGCGCCGGCGCCTGTCAGCGGCCTGGGCACTGACCCTGGTGCTGCTCTGCCTGGGCGTGGTGTTGTCACTGCTCAAGGGCTTCGACTGGCCGGAGGCCTTGGCGTTGGCGGCCATCGCGGGCTTGCTGGCGCTGTTTCGCCGCGAGTTCTACCGACGTAGCCGGTTGATGGACGTGCCGGCCTCCGGCTTGGTGCTGGCGGCCACCGCCGGAGTGATCGCCGCCTCGGTGTGGCTGCTGCTGTTCGCCTATCAGGATGTCGCCTACAGCCATCAGCTGTGGTGGCAGTTCGAGCTGGATGCCAATGCCCCGCGCGGCTTGCGGGCGGCGTTGGGCAGTGCGCTGGTGCTGCTGGCTGTCGGCCTGACCTGGCTGCTGCGCGCCACGCCGCCGAGCATCAGCCTGCCGGACGAGGGTGCACTACTGCGCGCTCGCGCCATCGTCCAGGCCTCACGGCAACCCGAAGGTGGCCTGGCGCTGAGTGGCGACAAAGCCCTGCTGTTCCACCCCGATGGCGATGCCTTCCTCATGTACGCCCGCCGCGGACGCAGCCTGGTGGCGCTGTTCGACCCCATCGGCCCGCCGGCAGCCCGCGCTGAGCTGATCTGGCAGTTCCGTGACCTCTGTGACCGCCACCATGCGCGGCCGGTGTTTTATCAGGTGCGCGCGGAGAACCTGCCCGGCTATATCGATATCGGCCTGACCGCGCTGAAGCTCGGTGAAGAGGCGCTGGTGGATCTGAAGACCTTCGACCTGGCCAGCAACGGCAAGGAGATGAAGGCGCTGCGCTACACCTGGAACCGTGGTCAGCGCGACGGCCTGAGCCTGGAGTTCCACGCTCCCGGTCAGGTGCCGATGGAGGAGCTGCAGGCGATTTCCGATGCCTGGCTGCAGGGCAAGAACGTGCGCGAGAAGGGGTTTTCCCTGGGCCGCTTCAGCCCCGGGTACTTGGCGCATTTTCGTGTCGTGGTGGTGCGTTTCGAGGGGCGTGCGGTGGCCTTCGCCAACCTGCTGGAATGCCAGACGCGCGCAGTGGCCAGCCTCGATCTGATGCGCGTACTGCCGGATGCGCCGAAGTCGACCATGGAGTTTCTCATGCTTGGCCTGATCCAGCAGTTTCAGAGCGAGGGCTATGCGCGTTTCAGCCTCGGTATGGTGCCGCTGGCCGGCTTGCAGACGCGCAAGGGTGCGCCGCTGCCGCTGCGTCTCGGCGCGCTGGTGTTCGACCGTGGCGAGAACTTCTACAACTTCCAGGGCCTGCGACGCTTCAAGGACAAGTTCCTGCCGCAGTGGGAGCCGCGTTACCTGGCCGTGCCGGCCGGGCTCGACCCTTGGGTGGCATTGGCCGATACCGCCACGTTGATCGCTGGCGGCTTGGGTGGACTGGTGAGGCGTTGAGATGAGCAGGACGACAAGGACGCTGGGCGGGTTGTTGCTGGTTGCTGCATTGGGCGCCGGAGCATTTATCTTGTGGTGGTCGATGCATGCCGTGCCTCATCTGCAAACGCTGCAGATACAGGGCACGCCGGCGCAACTGCTGAGCCAGGGCGAGGCGCGTCAGCGTGTGCTGCTGCTCGCGCCGACCGAGCAGGCGCTGGACGAAAGCACGCTACGCCGCCTTGCCGAAGTGGGTGATCTGCGCCTGCTGCAATTGCCCTTCGTCGCGGGCGACTGCAAGGCGCAACAGCAACTGATCAGCCAGGCCAGCGAGGAACTGGGCGGCGCGCCGACAGTGGTGGTCGGTATCGGCCCGGCAGCAGCCTCGGCCTGGCGCTGGCTGGCGACGCAGCAGAGTGACGAGGCTCAGGCGCTGTCGGTCGGCTTCGATCTGGCCAAAACCGATTGCGCCGAGCCGCTGCCCCAAAGGGCGGAGCACGGTCACTGGATCGCCCTGTGGAATGACAATCCGGGTGACGACAACGCCCGCTTCCTGCGTGAGCAGCAAAACGGCGAGCCGCGCATCGGTACGTTGGGCACGCCGCTGCCAACGCTGCTGGCCGATCAGCTGCAACACCTGCTCGCCGGCCAGGGCGCGGCAATGCCGGTGATCGAGCATCCTTCGGCGCAAGCGGCCGATACCCTGACCCTGTTCTATTCCGGTGATGGTGGCTGGCGCGATCTGGACCGTGCCTCGGCCGAACACATGGCCGCTGCCGGCTATCCGGTGGTGGGCATCGACACCCTGCGTTACTACTGGCAGCACAAGAGCCCGGAACAGAGCGCCGCCGACCTGTCGCGGCTGATGCAGCAATACCGTGACAAGTGGCACGTGAAACGCTTCGTGCTCGCCGGCTACTCGTTCGGTGCCGATGTGCTGCCGGCGATCTACAACCGCCTGCCGGCCAGTGATCAGCAGCAGGTCGACGCGATGTTGCTGCTCGCCTTCGCCCGCAGCGGCAGCTTCGAGATCGCCGTCAGCGGCTGGCTTGGCAAGGATGGCGCGGAAGCACCGACCGGGCCGGAACTGCGCAAGGTGCCGGCAGCCAAGGTGTATTGCATCTACGGCAGCGAGGAGACGGCCGAGAGCGGCTGCACCGAAGCCGGTGCCCCGGGCGAGCACCTGATGATCGAGGGCGGCCACCACTTCGATGGTGATTACGCGGCGTTGGCGCAGAGGATGCTGGCGGCGATAAAAGCGCGGCAGCTGCGTTAGTCTCACTGGCGCATGCCAATGGATTGCGCTGATCCTGTAGGAGCGGATTTATCTGCGAAAAATCGCGGCTAAAGCCGCTCCTACGGAAAACGGCAGAGCACTCTATTAGCCGCGACAGCCTTGTTACCCCCTCGCCGCTGAAGCGCCTCCCACAGAGACCTCAATTGGCCTCGTTCACCGCGCTGAGAAACGCCTTCGTCCGCTCCTGCTGCGGGTTGCCGAACAGCTGATCCGGCGTGCCCTGCTCATGGATGCAGCCCTGGTGGAAGAAGCACACGCGGTCGGCGAACTCGCGGGCGAAGCCCATCTGGTGAGTGACCATCAGCATGGTCAGGTTGTGCTCGCTGCCCAGGCGGCGAATGACGTTGAGCACTTCGCCGCACAGTTCCGGGTCGAGCGCCGAGGTCACCTCGTCGAACAGCATCACCTTGGGTCGCATCGCCAACGCACGGGCGATGGCCACGCGTTGCTGCTGGCCGCCGGAGAGCTGTGAGGGAAAATGGCGCAGCTTTTCGCCCAGACCGACCATCGCCAGCAGGTCTTCAGCGCGTTCTGTCGCTTCTTTCCTGCCCATGCCGAGCACCTGCATTGGCGCCTCGATCACGTTCTGCAGCGCGCACATGTGCGGGAACAGGTTGAAGCTCTGGAACACCATGCCGATCTTGCCGCGCACCTTGCGCTGGTGGCTGGCGCTGGCCGGCACCAGGCGGCCGTCGCGGCCGGGCATGTGGGTCAGCGGCTCGTCATCGACGGCGATCACCCCCTCGTCAATGCTCTCCAGGGTC
The genomic region above belongs to Pseudomonas sediminis and contains:
- a CDS encoding GNAT family N-acetyltransferase, coding for MKLLAADDPQLAQLDSAAVRYVREHAERGIGNLLCELQLLDLGQWQMPVSINHGGEQADNCYVVSPLTAYSGYARDELRRLPSRLLANLLKPLVAGVEYLLRSARIDRIVQVNNWLLSTNLYPSDWQGQGLDELTAHLRQRFPTHAFGFRSLNPVSNGALLKRLDALGYLTVPSRQVYLFDGSDGADSAYLHHHNCRLDASLLRRSGYRIETGETLVDGEFERVEALYNLLYLDKYSTLNPHYSAAWLEQGLRDGWLELRVLRAACGRIDGVAGWFASDSVLSAPIVGYDTALPQRAGLYRQLTRLCLEEAAKRRMLLNFSSGAAHFKRLRGGQPQIEYSMVHIAHLPLRQRLVWRTLAALLQGLGVPLMRKLKL
- the mprF gene encoding bifunctional lysylphosphatidylglycerol flippase/synthetase MprF; this encodes MSRAVPELPAESAGAPDLPPSPQSGWLQRNRHLIGLGLSLLLFGLALVACWHLVREINPDQVRESLAAVPPQALLGALLATVLGFAVMLAYEWSASRYANVQLPPSTLALGGFCAFAIGNAVGLSALSALSGGSVRYRLYGRNGLGAGDVARMSLFASLSLGVSLPILAALAALFDLEDASGALRLSEPVLAVLAVAILLAALVVGLLVSRKCLAERPAPGCWQIDLGRFSLRLPGLRMSLTQLLISSLDVLIAASVLYLLLPEAPPFSSFVLIYMLALAAGVLSHVPGGVGVFEAVLLAAFSSRIDPAGLLAAMLLYRLLYVILPLVAAGLLLLASEARRLWFPRQVARMASGMAVPLLALLVFCAGAVLLFSGVTPTMDERLEALGFLMPPQLVAASHLAASLVGTLCLLLAQGLRRRLSAAWALTLVLLCLGVVLSLLKGFDWPEALALAAIAGLLALFRREFYRRSRLMDVPASGLVLAATAGVIAASVWLLLFAYQDVAYSHQLWWQFELDANAPRGLRAALGSALVLLAVGLTWLLRATPPSISLPDEGALLRARAIVQASRQPEGGLALSGDKALLFHPDGDAFLMYARRGRSLVALFDPIGPPAARAELIWQFRDLCDRHHARPVFYQVRAENLPGYIDIGLTALKLGEEALVDLKTFDLASNGKEMKALRYTWNRGQRDGLSLEFHAPGQVPMEELQAISDAWLQGKNVREKGFSLGRFSPGYLAHFRVVVVRFEGRAVAFANLLECQTRAVASLDLMRVLPDAPKSTMEFLMLGLIQQFQSEGYARFSLGMVPLAGLQTRKGAPLPLRLGALVFDRGENFYNFQGLRRFKDKFLPQWEPRYLAVPAGLDPWVALADTATLIAGGLGGLVRR
- a CDS encoding MBL fold metallo-hydrolase, whose amino-acid sequence is MSTAVEVDWLRVGSCRHLACMAARGAGLQQVDFPSYCALLRHPTRGWMLYDTGYAPHFLKATADFPERLYGSLLPVNLPAEECLPAQLAARGIRCEEITTVIISHYHGDHVAGLRDFPQARFIALRAESEHVLALRGKRWRATLQGRLPGLLPDDFPTRLEQADDYPQRSLPAWMAPFTNGFDLFGDGNLLGVTLPGHSHGQLGLCIPDASSGPLLLVADACYSLPACREGRLPPAPTQWFSNSGVRAYRETFAAVGELARREPSLLILPSHCEVAAEVFHARP
- a CDS encoding NAD-dependent epimerase/dehydratase family protein, which encodes MKILLTGGTGFVGRHIAWRLAAEGCEVVFSGRSQDAADEVLRHAPAAMRFLSIEHGTPQARAALAEAARGADALVHCAALSAPWGSAEAFQRANVASTEEVIHACRTHGVERLVHLSTPSLYFDFQDRLGVRESDPLPPPVNRYAQTKGMAEVLLRKADVAQTVVLRPRAVFGPWDATLMPRMLRVMRRGAIPLMRGGRAELDLTYIDNLVDAVWLGLTQPLPRRYNLYNVSNAEPIRLDHLLERVATAFALPLRTRRLPWPLVSGVARLLETGAHLRNGEEPLLTRYSAGVLAFSQTLDTSAIRRELGWRPTIDLEEGIRRHAAWWLERNQ
- a CDS encoding F390 synthetase-related protein, which encodes MHGLERLRSVLRVAGSFIHSRWRLRFSDRRRLEAWQARQLQQFLRETAPQAPRLRAFRGQPLEYWPEMDKALLMNEFSACNSRGIELQAALDVALQAEHSRDFSPLLGELTVGLSSGTSGHRGVFLVGREERERWAGTLLARTLPTRLLGHLLPWREPLRIAFFLRANSRLYTTLSSRRIDFAFHDLLLGLDAALGELERQQPHVLVAPATVLRALADAHLAGRLHIAPEHLVSVAEVLEEEDAQRIEHAFGRRPAQIYQASEGFLGYSCERGNLHLNETHLLIEPEWLDQEQRRFQPLITDFSRTTQIIVRYRLNDILQLAPTPCPCGRAERTLAAIEGRADEVFWLPALDGSGLRPLYPDLLRRAVATAAAQLEQWRICQDGMDWHLQLQAEERVAAEAALREALATFFQQQQVQPATLHISDWLPDAPGAKRRRLLLQRKPEGAPCTY
- a CDS encoding PilZ domain-containing protein; protein product: MPNQRQQVRTPMKCRIKISHPSFGELLAQTRDLSDSGVYVKHPDMVSLSVGTEVIGQVQDLPFPAPVLKMEVMRVDAEGAGLRFLGEA
- a CDS encoding 3-oxoacyl-[acyl-carrier-protein] synthase III C-terminal domain-containing protein, producing MLIDSLPRRALTLLGSGHALPKRRLTSCEIDHSLGLPNGSVERISGVRSRAVAAAEDSAAGLAAQAAQQALQAAGLTADQLDCVIAASGTMDQGMPCNAALIHRELSLGSSGIPAFDINASCLGFIAALDQISWALVAGRYRRVLLVCADIASCGLDWQQLHSAAIFGDGAAAVVLGRDGDGLRLNILAAQLRTYSEGATLCQIAAGGSRHHPSRGDENFAALSRFAMQGKAVFRLASTHLPGFLQSLLDEAGLQQAQIDRVIPHQASHLAMEHLRKRLGFATEQVIDIFAEYGNQVAASLPTALDIGLRDGRIRSGQRVLLLGTGAGLSLGGMLLELE
- a CDS encoding ATP-grasp domain-containing protein, which translates into the protein MHVLILGARAPACLEWARAFAASGWTVSVGDSLAWPLTRSSQSAHHFIRLPEPRSNPQAWIEVLAERIRQDAIDLIVPTCEEVFYLAHGLPQLTPLCRVLTSDFELLHHLHHKGRFAEMTRGWQVEAPETRLLQGHEDCLALAGESRNWVYKPAYSRFASRTLIRPDARAVEALRPTPEQPWVAQRFIAGDEHCSFSLLVNGQLRAHACYRPLYRVGRGSGIYFQPVQPAAVRTFIEAFGQATGYSGQVSFDFIADAEGRFHVLECNPRATSGIHLFDDQPTALVNVLNNACEPLLSSPSPRMVALAMLLIGAPRHLASRAFWSDYRAARDVILRDGDLGPLAAQLLGVGEIAMRALLRRRGLLAASTADIEWDGQPLDGAPNP